The following proteins are encoded in a genomic region of Salarias fasciatus unplaced genomic scaffold, fSalaFa1.1, whole genome shotgun sequence:
- the LOC115385479 gene encoding sodium/calcium exchanger 1-like isoform X21, giving the protein MFLGVSIIADRFMASIEVITSQERQITIKKPNGEKITTTVRIWNETVSNLTLMALGSSAPEILLSVVEVCGHNFDAGELGPNTIVGSAAFNMFVIIGLCVSVIPDGETRKVKHLRVFFVTASWSIFAYIWLYLILAVSSPGVVDVWEGLLTLFFFPICVGFAYVADRRLLFYKYVYKRYRAGKRKGVIIETEGELPPKIDIEMDGKALNSHGEDVTGEAGLELKELDEEEARREVARLLKELKQKHPEKETEQLMELANYQVLTQQQKSRAFYRCQATRIMTGAGNVLKKHVTDQAKKAVQLDICSEVTSNHFSSKVFFDPGTYQCLENCGSVAMNVVRRGGDPMSTVAVDYRTEDGTANAGSDYQFTEGTIVFKPGETEKEIRINIIDDDIFEEDEHFLVHLSNVRVISEGSNGCETNHVDGVAGLGLPCTATVTIFDDDHAGIFTFEEPVVTVSESVGVMEVKVIRTSGARGVVVVPYKTTEGTAKGGGEDFEDTHGVLEFENDEIFKTIIINIVDDEEYEKNKNFFLELLEPHWDRRRWTAVLLQEVGDEESLTKKEEEERRIAEMGRPMLGEHVRLEVTIEESYEFKNTVDKLLKKTNLALLIGTNSWREQFVEAITVSSGDDDDDNEDGSGEKKLPSCFDYVMHFLTVFWKLLFALVPPTDYWNGWACFIVSISVIGLLTAIIGDLASHFGCTVGLKDSVTAVVFVALGTSVPDTFASKVAAIQDQYADASIGNVTGSNAVNVFLGIGVAWSIAAIYHQAKGGKFYVNPGTLAFSVTLFTIFAFICIAVLLYRRRPEIGGELGGPRIPKILTSGLFFTLWLLYIIFSSLEAYCHVKGF; this is encoded by the exons ATGTTTCTTGGTGTATCCATCATCGCTGACCGCTTCATGGCATCCATTGAGGTCATAACCTCCCAGGAAAGACAGATTACCATCAAGAAGCCCAACGGTGAGAAGATCACCACCACTGTCCGCATCTGGAATGAGACGGTGTCTAACCTCACCCTGATGGCACTTGGCTCATCTGCCCCAGAGATCCTGCTCTCCGTGGTGGAAGTGTGCGGTCACAACTTTGACGCTGGTGAGCTCGGGCCCAATACAATTGTAGGCAGCGCCGCCTTTAACATGTTTGTCATCATTGGCTTATGTGTGTCCGTTATTCCCGACGGAGAGACCCGTAAGGTGAAGCACCTGCGGGTGTTTTTTGTCACCGCATCCTGGAGCATCTTCGCCTACATCTGGCTCTACCTGATATTGGCCGTTTCTTCTCCGGGAGTTGTGGACGTATGGGAGGGGctcctcacactcttcttctTCCCTATTTGTGTCGGCTTTGCCTATGTGGCCGACCGCAGACTCCTCTTTTATAAGTATGTGTACAAACGATACCGAGCCGGGAAGCGAAAAGGAGTGATCATCGAAACTGAGGGTGAGCTCCCTCCGAAAATTGACATAGAAATGGATGGAAAGGCATTGAACTCTCATGGAGAGGATGTAACTGGAGAGGCTGGGCttgagctgaaggagctggatgaggaggaggccCGAAGGGAGGTGGCGAGGCTCCTGAAGGAGCTCaaacagaaacatccagagAAGGAAacggagcagctgatggagcttGCCAATTACCAAGTTTTAACGCAGCAGCAAAAGAGTCGGGCTTTCTATCGCTGCCAAGCAACCCGGATCATGACCGGAGCTGGCAACGTCCTGAAGAAACACGTCACCGACCAGGCTAAGAAAGCTGTGCAGTTAGACATCTGTTCCGAGGTCACATCCAACCACTTCTCCTCCAAGGTGTTCTTCGACCCTGGGACTTATCAGTGTCTCGAGAACTGTGGCAGCGTGGCAATGAACGTTGTCCGACGCGGTGGAGACCCAATGAGCACCGTCGCTGTGGACTACCGGACTGAAGATGGCACCGCGAATGCTGGGTCAGACTACCAGTTCACAGAAGGGACCATCGTGTTCAAACCAGGAGAGACTGAGAAAGAGATCCGCATCAACATCATTGACGATGACATTTTTGAGGAGGACGAGCACTTCCTGGTTCACCTCAGCAATGTCAGGGTCATATCGGAGGGCTCGAACGGCTGTGAAACCAACCACGTGGATGGGGTTGCAGGCTTGGGGTTGCCATGCACAGCTACCGTCACTATCTTTGACGATGATCACGCCGGGATCTTCACCTTTGAGGAGCCAGTGGTGACCGTAAGCGAGAGTGTTGGGGTAATGGAGGTAAAGGTCATTCGGACCTCTGGGGCTCGTGGAGTTGTAGTGGTACCGTACAAAACCACAGAAGGGACTGCTAAAGGGGGCGGCGAGGACTTCGAGGACACACACGGAGTTCTGGAGTTCGAAAATGATGAAATCTT tAAAACCATCATTATCAACATCGTAGATGATGAAGAATATGAGAAGAATAAGAACTTCTTCCTGGAG ctgctggagccacactgggacaggaggaggtggacag ctgtgtTGCTTCAGGAAGTTGGTGA CGAGGAGTCCCTGAccaaaaaggaggaggaggagcgaagGATAGCAGAGATGGGACGGCCGATGCTGGGGGAACACGTCAGGCTGGAAGTCACCATTGAGGAGTCGTATGAGTTCAAA AACACGGTAGACAAACTGCTGAAGAAGACCAACCTCGCGCTGCTGATCGGGACCAACAGCTGGAGGGAGCAGTTCGTAGAGGCCATCACTGTCAGCTCAG gtgacgatgatgatgacaaCGAAGATGGCagtggagagaagaagctgccgTCCTGCTTCGACTACGTGATGCACTTCCTGACGGTGTTCTGGAAACTTCTGTTCGCATTAGTTCCTCCCACAGACTACTGGAACGGCTGGGCCTGCTTCATCGTCTCCATCTCCGTCATCGGACTGCTCACCGCCATCATTGGAGACCTGGCGTCACATTTCGGCTGTACGGTTGGCCTCAAGGACTCCGTCACGGCTGTGGTGTTTGTTGCGTTGGGAACATCAGTCCCCG ACACCTTCGCCAGTAAGGTGGCCGCAATCCAGGACCAGTATGCCGACGCCTCCATCGGGAACGTGACAGGAAGTAACGCTGTCAATGTGTTCTTGGGCATTGGAGTGGCCTGGTCTATCGCCGCCATCTACCACCAGGCCAAAGGCGGCAAGTTCTATGTCAACCCCGGAACTCTGGCCTTCTCTGTCACCCTCTTCACCATCTTTGCCTTCATCTGCATCGCCGTCCTTCTCTACCGCCGCCGGCCAGAGATCGGTGGAGAGCTCGGAGGCCCCCGAATCCCCAAGATCCTAACCAGCGGCCTGTTCTTCACCCTGTGGCTGTTGTACATCATCTTTTCCTCACTGGAGGCCTACTGCCACGTCAAGGGCTTCTAA
- the LOC115385479 gene encoding sodium/calcium exchanger 1-like isoform X10 → MFLGVSIIADRFMASIEVITSQERQITIKKPNGEKITTTVRIWNETVSNLTLMALGSSAPEILLSVVEVCGHNFDAGELGPNTIVGSAAFNMFVIIGLCVSVIPDGETRKVKHLRVFFVTASWSIFAYIWLYLILAVSSPGVVDVWEGLLTLFFFPICVGFAYVADRRLLFYKYVYKRYRAGKRKGVIIETEGELPPKIDIEMDGKALNSHGEDVTGEAGLELKELDEEEARREVARLLKELKQKHPEKETEQLMELANYQVLTQQQKSRAFYRCQATRIMTGAGNVLKKHVTDQAKKAVQLDICSEVTSNHFSSKVFFDPGTYQCLENCGSVAMNVVRRGGDPMSTVAVDYRTEDGTANAGSDYQFTEGTIVFKPGETEKEIRINIIDDDIFEEDEHFLVHLSNVRVISEGSNGCETNHVDGVAGLGLPCTATVTIFDDDHAGIFTFEEPVVTVSESVGVMEVKVIRTSGARGVVVVPYKTTEGTAKGGGEDFEDTHGVLEFENDEILKVIAVRVIDREEYDKSSSFYVELLEPHWDRRRWTGVRTVSLATDQYRSEESLTKKEEEERRIAEMGRPMLGEHVRLEVTIEESYEFKNTVDKLLKKTNLALLIGTNSWREQFVEAITVSSGDDDDDNEDGSGEKKLPSCFDYVMHFLTVFWKLLFALVPPTDYWNGWACFIVSISVIGLLTAIIGDLASHFGCTVGLKDSVTAVVFVALGTSVPDTFASKVAAIQDQYADASIGNVTGSNAVNVFLGIGVAWSIAAIYHQAKGGKFYVNPGTLAFSVTLFTIFAFICIAVLLYRRRPEIGGELGGPRIPKILTSGLFFTLWLLYIIFSSLEAYCHVKGF, encoded by the exons ATGTTTCTTGGTGTATCCATCATCGCTGACCGCTTCATGGCATCCATTGAGGTCATAACCTCCCAGGAAAGACAGATTACCATCAAGAAGCCCAACGGTGAGAAGATCACCACCACTGTCCGCATCTGGAATGAGACGGTGTCTAACCTCACCCTGATGGCACTTGGCTCATCTGCCCCAGAGATCCTGCTCTCCGTGGTGGAAGTGTGCGGTCACAACTTTGACGCTGGTGAGCTCGGGCCCAATACAATTGTAGGCAGCGCCGCCTTTAACATGTTTGTCATCATTGGCTTATGTGTGTCCGTTATTCCCGACGGAGAGACCCGTAAGGTGAAGCACCTGCGGGTGTTTTTTGTCACCGCATCCTGGAGCATCTTCGCCTACATCTGGCTCTACCTGATATTGGCCGTTTCTTCTCCGGGAGTTGTGGACGTATGGGAGGGGctcctcacactcttcttctTCCCTATTTGTGTCGGCTTTGCCTATGTGGCCGACCGCAGACTCCTCTTTTATAAGTATGTGTACAAACGATACCGAGCCGGGAAGCGAAAAGGAGTGATCATCGAAACTGAGGGTGAGCTCCCTCCGAAAATTGACATAGAAATGGATGGAAAGGCATTGAACTCTCATGGAGAGGATGTAACTGGAGAGGCTGGGCttgagctgaaggagctggatgaggaggaggccCGAAGGGAGGTGGCGAGGCTCCTGAAGGAGCTCaaacagaaacatccagagAAGGAAacggagcagctgatggagcttGCCAATTACCAAGTTTTAACGCAGCAGCAAAAGAGTCGGGCTTTCTATCGCTGCCAAGCAACCCGGATCATGACCGGAGCTGGCAACGTCCTGAAGAAACACGTCACCGACCAGGCTAAGAAAGCTGTGCAGTTAGACATCTGTTCCGAGGTCACATCCAACCACTTCTCCTCCAAGGTGTTCTTCGACCCTGGGACTTATCAGTGTCTCGAGAACTGTGGCAGCGTGGCAATGAACGTTGTCCGACGCGGTGGAGACCCAATGAGCACCGTCGCTGTGGACTACCGGACTGAAGATGGCACCGCGAATGCTGGGTCAGACTACCAGTTCACAGAAGGGACCATCGTGTTCAAACCAGGAGAGACTGAGAAAGAGATCCGCATCAACATCATTGACGATGACATTTTTGAGGAGGACGAGCACTTCCTGGTTCACCTCAGCAATGTCAGGGTCATATCGGAGGGCTCGAACGGCTGTGAAACCAACCACGTGGATGGGGTTGCAGGCTTGGGGTTGCCATGCACAGCTACCGTCACTATCTTTGACGATGATCACGCCGGGATCTTCACCTTTGAGGAGCCAGTGGTGACCGTAAGCGAGAGTGTTGGGGTAATGGAGGTAAAGGTCATTCGGACCTCTGGGGCTCGTGGAGTTGTAGTGGTACCGTACAAAACCACAGAAGGGACTGCTAAAGGGGGCGGCGAGGACTTCGAGGACACACACGGAGTTCTGGAGTTCGAAAATGATGAAATCTT GAAGGTCATAGCTGTTAGAGTAATTGACCGGGAGGAGTACGATAAGAGTTCCAGTTTCtacgtggagctgctggagccacactgggacaggaggaggtggacaggTGTGAGGACTGTCTCCCTGGCGACC GATCAGT ACAGGAGCGAGGAGTCCCTGAccaaaaaggaggaggaggagcgaagGATAGCAGAGATGGGACGGCCGATGCTGGGGGAACACGTCAGGCTGGAAGTCACCATTGAGGAGTCGTATGAGTTCAAA AACACGGTAGACAAACTGCTGAAGAAGACCAACCTCGCGCTGCTGATCGGGACCAACAGCTGGAGGGAGCAGTTCGTAGAGGCCATCACTGTCAGCTCAG gtgacgatgatgatgacaaCGAAGATGGCagtggagagaagaagctgccgTCCTGCTTCGACTACGTGATGCACTTCCTGACGGTGTTCTGGAAACTTCTGTTCGCATTAGTTCCTCCCACAGACTACTGGAACGGCTGGGCCTGCTTCATCGTCTCCATCTCCGTCATCGGACTGCTCACCGCCATCATTGGAGACCTGGCGTCACATTTCGGCTGTACGGTTGGCCTCAAGGACTCCGTCACGGCTGTGGTGTTTGTTGCGTTGGGAACATCAGTCCCCG ACACCTTCGCCAGTAAGGTGGCCGCAATCCAGGACCAGTATGCCGACGCCTCCATCGGGAACGTGACAGGAAGTAACGCTGTCAATGTGTTCTTGGGCATTGGAGTGGCCTGGTCTATCGCCGCCATCTACCACCAGGCCAAAGGCGGCAAGTTCTATGTCAACCCCGGAACTCTGGCCTTCTCTGTCACCCTCTTCACCATCTTTGCCTTCATCTGCATCGCCGTCCTTCTCTACCGCCGCCGGCCAGAGATCGGTGGAGAGCTCGGAGGCCCCCGAATCCCCAAGATCCTAACCAGCGGCCTGTTCTTCACCCTGTGGCTGTTGTACATCATCTTTTCCTCACTGGAGGCCTACTGCCACGTCAAGGGCTTCTAA
- the LOC115385479 gene encoding sodium/calcium exchanger 1-like isoform X7, with protein MFLGVSIIADRFMASIEVITSQERQITIKKPNGEKITTTVRIWNETVSNLTLMALGSSAPEILLSVVEVCGHNFDAGELGPNTIVGSAAFNMFVIIGLCVSVIPDGETRKVKHLRVFFVTASWSIFAYIWLYLILAVSSPGVVDVWEGLLTLFFFPICVGFAYVADRRLLFYKYVYKRYRAGKRKGVIIETEGELPPKIDIEMDGKALNSHGEDVTGEAGLELKELDEEEARREVARLLKELKQKHPEKETEQLMELANYQVLTQQQKSRAFYRCQATRIMTGAGNVLKKHVTDQAKKAVQLDICSEVTSNHFSSKVFFDPGTYQCLENCGSVAMNVVRRGGDPMSTVAVDYRTEDGTANAGSDYQFTEGTIVFKPGETEKEIRINIIDDDIFEEDEHFLVHLSNVRVISEGSNGCETNHVDGVAGLGLPCTATVTIFDDDHAGIFTFEEPVVTVSESVGVMEVKVIRTSGARGVVVVPYKTTEGTAKGGGEDFEDTHGVLEFENDEILKVIAVRVIDREEYDKSSSFYVELLEPHWDRRRWTGPVFKCSGRDIYRKVQGRDHPAPSTIINVTDRSEESLTKKEEEERRIAEMGRPMLGEHVRLEVTIEESYEFKNTVDKLLKKTNLALLIGTNSWREQFVEAITVSSGDDDDDNEDGSGEKKLPSCFDYVMHFLTVFWKLLFALVPPTDYWNGWACFIVSISVIGLLTAIIGDLASHFGCTVGLKDSVTAVVFVALGTSVPDTFASKVAAIQDQYADASIGNVTGSNAVNVFLGIGVAWSIAAIYHQAKGGKFYVNPGTLAFSVTLFTIFAFICIAVLLYRRRPEIGGELGGPRIPKILTSGLFFTLWLLYIIFSSLEAYCHVKGF; from the exons ATGTTTCTTGGTGTATCCATCATCGCTGACCGCTTCATGGCATCCATTGAGGTCATAACCTCCCAGGAAAGACAGATTACCATCAAGAAGCCCAACGGTGAGAAGATCACCACCACTGTCCGCATCTGGAATGAGACGGTGTCTAACCTCACCCTGATGGCACTTGGCTCATCTGCCCCAGAGATCCTGCTCTCCGTGGTGGAAGTGTGCGGTCACAACTTTGACGCTGGTGAGCTCGGGCCCAATACAATTGTAGGCAGCGCCGCCTTTAACATGTTTGTCATCATTGGCTTATGTGTGTCCGTTATTCCCGACGGAGAGACCCGTAAGGTGAAGCACCTGCGGGTGTTTTTTGTCACCGCATCCTGGAGCATCTTCGCCTACATCTGGCTCTACCTGATATTGGCCGTTTCTTCTCCGGGAGTTGTGGACGTATGGGAGGGGctcctcacactcttcttctTCCCTATTTGTGTCGGCTTTGCCTATGTGGCCGACCGCAGACTCCTCTTTTATAAGTATGTGTACAAACGATACCGAGCCGGGAAGCGAAAAGGAGTGATCATCGAAACTGAGGGTGAGCTCCCTCCGAAAATTGACATAGAAATGGATGGAAAGGCATTGAACTCTCATGGAGAGGATGTAACTGGAGAGGCTGGGCttgagctgaaggagctggatgaggaggaggccCGAAGGGAGGTGGCGAGGCTCCTGAAGGAGCTCaaacagaaacatccagagAAGGAAacggagcagctgatggagcttGCCAATTACCAAGTTTTAACGCAGCAGCAAAAGAGTCGGGCTTTCTATCGCTGCCAAGCAACCCGGATCATGACCGGAGCTGGCAACGTCCTGAAGAAACACGTCACCGACCAGGCTAAGAAAGCTGTGCAGTTAGACATCTGTTCCGAGGTCACATCCAACCACTTCTCCTCCAAGGTGTTCTTCGACCCTGGGACTTATCAGTGTCTCGAGAACTGTGGCAGCGTGGCAATGAACGTTGTCCGACGCGGTGGAGACCCAATGAGCACCGTCGCTGTGGACTACCGGACTGAAGATGGCACCGCGAATGCTGGGTCAGACTACCAGTTCACAGAAGGGACCATCGTGTTCAAACCAGGAGAGACTGAGAAAGAGATCCGCATCAACATCATTGACGATGACATTTTTGAGGAGGACGAGCACTTCCTGGTTCACCTCAGCAATGTCAGGGTCATATCGGAGGGCTCGAACGGCTGTGAAACCAACCACGTGGATGGGGTTGCAGGCTTGGGGTTGCCATGCACAGCTACCGTCACTATCTTTGACGATGATCACGCCGGGATCTTCACCTTTGAGGAGCCAGTGGTGACCGTAAGCGAGAGTGTTGGGGTAATGGAGGTAAAGGTCATTCGGACCTCTGGGGCTCGTGGAGTTGTAGTGGTACCGTACAAAACCACAGAAGGGACTGCTAAAGGGGGCGGCGAGGACTTCGAGGACACACACGGAGTTCTGGAGTTCGAAAATGATGAAATCTT GAAGGTCATAGCTGTTAGAGTAATTGACCGGGAGGAGTACGATAAGAGTTCCAGTTTCtacgtggagctgctggagccacactgggacaggaggaggtggacaggT CCTGTGTTTAAATGTTCAGGCAGAGATATCTACAGGAAGGTCCAAGGACGAGACCACCCAGCCCCCTCCACCATCATCAATGTCACAG ACAGGAGCGAGGAGTCCCTGAccaaaaaggaggaggaggagcgaagGATAGCAGAGATGGGACGGCCGATGCTGGGGGAACACGTCAGGCTGGAAGTCACCATTGAGGAGTCGTATGAGTTCAAA AACACGGTAGACAAACTGCTGAAGAAGACCAACCTCGCGCTGCTGATCGGGACCAACAGCTGGAGGGAGCAGTTCGTAGAGGCCATCACTGTCAGCTCAG gtgacgatgatgatgacaaCGAAGATGGCagtggagagaagaagctgccgTCCTGCTTCGACTACGTGATGCACTTCCTGACGGTGTTCTGGAAACTTCTGTTCGCATTAGTTCCTCCCACAGACTACTGGAACGGCTGGGCCTGCTTCATCGTCTCCATCTCCGTCATCGGACTGCTCACCGCCATCATTGGAGACCTGGCGTCACATTTCGGCTGTACGGTTGGCCTCAAGGACTCCGTCACGGCTGTGGTGTTTGTTGCGTTGGGAACATCAGTCCCCG ACACCTTCGCCAGTAAGGTGGCCGCAATCCAGGACCAGTATGCCGACGCCTCCATCGGGAACGTGACAGGAAGTAACGCTGTCAATGTGTTCTTGGGCATTGGAGTGGCCTGGTCTATCGCCGCCATCTACCACCAGGCCAAAGGCGGCAAGTTCTATGTCAACCCCGGAACTCTGGCCTTCTCTGTCACCCTCTTCACCATCTTTGCCTTCATCTGCATCGCCGTCCTTCTCTACCGCCGCCGGCCAGAGATCGGTGGAGAGCTCGGAGGCCCCCGAATCCCCAAGATCCTAACCAGCGGCCTGTTCTTCACCCTGTGGCTGTTGTACATCATCTTTTCCTCACTGGAGGCCTACTGCCACGTCAAGGGCTTCTAA
- the LOC115385479 gene encoding sodium/calcium exchanger 1-like isoform X22, translated as MFLGVSIIADRFMASIEVITSQERQITIKKPNGEKITTTVRIWNETVSNLTLMALGSSAPEILLSVVEVCGHNFDAGELGPNTIVGSAAFNMFVIIGLCVSVIPDGETRKVKHLRVFFVTASWSIFAYIWLYLILAVSSPGVVDVWEGLLTLFFFPICVGFAYVADRRLLFYKYVYKRYRAGKRKGVIIETEGELPPKIDIEMDGKALNSHGEDVTGEAGLELKELDEEEARREVARLLKELKQKHPEKETEQLMELANYQVLTQQQKSRAFYRCQATRIMTGAGNVLKKHVTDQAKKAVQLDICSEVTSNHFSSKVFFDPGTYQCLENCGSVAMNVVRRGGDPMSTVAVDYRTEDGTANAGSDYQFTEGTIVFKPGETEKEIRINIIDDDIFEEDEHFLVHLSNVRVISEGSNGCETNHVDGVAGLGLPCTATVTIFDDDHAGIFTFEEPVVTVSESVGVMEVKVIRTSGARGVVVVPYKTTEGTAKGGGEDFEDTHGVLEFENDEILKVIAVRVIDREEYDKSSSFYVELLEPHWDRRRWTAVLLQEVGDEESLTKKEEEERRIAEMGRPMLGEHVRLEVTIEESYEFKNTVDKLLKKTNLALLIGTNSWREQFVEAITVSSGDDDDDNEDGSGEKKLPSCFDYVMHFLTVFWKLLFALVPPTDYWNGWACFIVSISVIGLLTAIIGDLASHFGCTVGLKDSVTAVVFVALGTSVPDTFASKVAAIQDQYADASIGNVTGSNAVNVFLGIGVAWSIAAIYHQAKGGKFYVNPGTLAFSVTLFTIFAFICIAVLLYRRRPEIGGELGGPRIPKILTSGLFFTLWLLYIIFSSLEAYCHVKGF; from the exons ATGTTTCTTGGTGTATCCATCATCGCTGACCGCTTCATGGCATCCATTGAGGTCATAACCTCCCAGGAAAGACAGATTACCATCAAGAAGCCCAACGGTGAGAAGATCACCACCACTGTCCGCATCTGGAATGAGACGGTGTCTAACCTCACCCTGATGGCACTTGGCTCATCTGCCCCAGAGATCCTGCTCTCCGTGGTGGAAGTGTGCGGTCACAACTTTGACGCTGGTGAGCTCGGGCCCAATACAATTGTAGGCAGCGCCGCCTTTAACATGTTTGTCATCATTGGCTTATGTGTGTCCGTTATTCCCGACGGAGAGACCCGTAAGGTGAAGCACCTGCGGGTGTTTTTTGTCACCGCATCCTGGAGCATCTTCGCCTACATCTGGCTCTACCTGATATTGGCCGTTTCTTCTCCGGGAGTTGTGGACGTATGGGAGGGGctcctcacactcttcttctTCCCTATTTGTGTCGGCTTTGCCTATGTGGCCGACCGCAGACTCCTCTTTTATAAGTATGTGTACAAACGATACCGAGCCGGGAAGCGAAAAGGAGTGATCATCGAAACTGAGGGTGAGCTCCCTCCGAAAATTGACATAGAAATGGATGGAAAGGCATTGAACTCTCATGGAGAGGATGTAACTGGAGAGGCTGGGCttgagctgaaggagctggatgaggaggaggccCGAAGGGAGGTGGCGAGGCTCCTGAAGGAGCTCaaacagaaacatccagagAAGGAAacggagcagctgatggagcttGCCAATTACCAAGTTTTAACGCAGCAGCAAAAGAGTCGGGCTTTCTATCGCTGCCAAGCAACCCGGATCATGACCGGAGCTGGCAACGTCCTGAAGAAACACGTCACCGACCAGGCTAAGAAAGCTGTGCAGTTAGACATCTGTTCCGAGGTCACATCCAACCACTTCTCCTCCAAGGTGTTCTTCGACCCTGGGACTTATCAGTGTCTCGAGAACTGTGGCAGCGTGGCAATGAACGTTGTCCGACGCGGTGGAGACCCAATGAGCACCGTCGCTGTGGACTACCGGACTGAAGATGGCACCGCGAATGCTGGGTCAGACTACCAGTTCACAGAAGGGACCATCGTGTTCAAACCAGGAGAGACTGAGAAAGAGATCCGCATCAACATCATTGACGATGACATTTTTGAGGAGGACGAGCACTTCCTGGTTCACCTCAGCAATGTCAGGGTCATATCGGAGGGCTCGAACGGCTGTGAAACCAACCACGTGGATGGGGTTGCAGGCTTGGGGTTGCCATGCACAGCTACCGTCACTATCTTTGACGATGATCACGCCGGGATCTTCACCTTTGAGGAGCCAGTGGTGACCGTAAGCGAGAGTGTTGGGGTAATGGAGGTAAAGGTCATTCGGACCTCTGGGGCTCGTGGAGTTGTAGTGGTACCGTACAAAACCACAGAAGGGACTGCTAAAGGGGGCGGCGAGGACTTCGAGGACACACACGGAGTTCTGGAGTTCGAAAATGATGAAATCTT GAAGGTCATAGCTGTTAGAGTAATTGACCGGGAGGAGTACGATAAGAGTTCCAGTTTCtacgtggagctgctggagccacactgggacaggaggaggtggacag ctgtgtTGCTTCAGGAAGTTGGTGA CGAGGAGTCCCTGAccaaaaaggaggaggaggagcgaagGATAGCAGAGATGGGACGGCCGATGCTGGGGGAACACGTCAGGCTGGAAGTCACCATTGAGGAGTCGTATGAGTTCAAA AACACGGTAGACAAACTGCTGAAGAAGACCAACCTCGCGCTGCTGATCGGGACCAACAGCTGGAGGGAGCAGTTCGTAGAGGCCATCACTGTCAGCTCAG gtgacgatgatgatgacaaCGAAGATGGCagtggagagaagaagctgccgTCCTGCTTCGACTACGTGATGCACTTCCTGACGGTGTTCTGGAAACTTCTGTTCGCATTAGTTCCTCCCACAGACTACTGGAACGGCTGGGCCTGCTTCATCGTCTCCATCTCCGTCATCGGACTGCTCACCGCCATCATTGGAGACCTGGCGTCACATTTCGGCTGTACGGTTGGCCTCAAGGACTCCGTCACGGCTGTGGTGTTTGTTGCGTTGGGAACATCAGTCCCCG ACACCTTCGCCAGTAAGGTGGCCGCAATCCAGGACCAGTATGCCGACGCCTCCATCGGGAACGTGACAGGAAGTAACGCTGTCAATGTGTTCTTGGGCATTGGAGTGGCCTGGTCTATCGCCGCCATCTACCACCAGGCCAAAGGCGGCAAGTTCTATGTCAACCCCGGAACTCTGGCCTTCTCTGTCACCCTCTTCACCATCTTTGCCTTCATCTGCATCGCCGTCCTTCTCTACCGCCGCCGGCCAGAGATCGGTGGAGAGCTCGGAGGCCCCCGAATCCCCAAGATCCTAACCAGCGGCCTGTTCTTCACCCTGTGGCTGTTGTACATCATCTTTTCCTCACTGGAGGCCTACTGCCACGTCAAGGGCTTCTAA